From a region of the Triticum aestivum cultivar Chinese Spring chromosome 7D, IWGSC CS RefSeq v2.1, whole genome shotgun sequence genome:
- the LOC123167553 gene encoding plectin — MEAEAEAAALSQLQLQLLALVSDLRLTRERERAAREELHASSERWKAAEEERRREARELRAESAARDDALQRLESRVKCLENENELLERNEKDLKENIERLLQSREAFMRQYEDSACSLQWTIQMRDKQITVISEKLNSHLALFNSVGKEVAAVKQVLGDVECLVGEKENVVSDLKCKVQRISVLEKDFVEKLSFLGDKITSYQLELRNRARIIYGLKEQLDAEKLKNNFHPQLEELKKSLLVKDEIIERLISDKQEMLVELHNMETALQKFQNIFSRLGHEEMKSSLPVSESQDCKVNSIPGSQVDLPNEESMIPIIGETANANVECKSGIDTGSNQVQSPPSLKHYALPCSEPVTANVEKSECPPESEDVEMGNSSPEQQTHSANPDPEIENQS; from the exons atggaggcggaggcggaggcggcggcgctttCGCAACTGCAGCTGCAGCTCCTTGCCCTCGTCTCCGATCTCCGGCTCACCCGC GAGCGGGAGCGGGCCGCGCGGGAGGAGCTCCACGCGTCCAGCGAG AGGTggaaggcggcggaggaggagcgcaggAGGGAGGCTCGGGAGCTGCGGGCGGAGTCGGCGGCGCGGGACGACGCGCTGCAAAGGCTCGAGTCCAGG GTGAAGTGCCTTGAAAATGAAAATGAGCTGCTGGAAAGAAACGAAAAGGATTTGAAAGAAAACATAGAGAGACTGCTTCAATCAAGGGAGGCATTCATGAGACAGTACGAG GACTCTGCTTGTTCTCTGCAATGGACCATCCAGATGAGGGATAAACAGATTACCGTAATTTCAGAAAAGCTGAATTCCCATCTGGCTTTGTTTAATTCAGTAGGAAAGGAAGTTGCTGCGGTAAAACAAGTACTAGGTGACGTGGAATGCCTAGTTGGTGAGAAGGAAAATGTAG TCTCTGATTTGAAGTGTAAGGTCCAAAGGATTTCTGTACTCGAGAAAGATTTTGTTG AGAAACTTAGTTTCTTGGGAGATAAAATTACTAGTTACCAGCTTGAACTTCGAAATAGGGCGAGGATCATATATGGATTGAAGGAGCAACTTGACGCTGAGAAGCTTAAAAACAATTTTCATCCCCAGCTAGAAGAA CTTAAGAAATCTCTGCTGGTGAAGGATGAAATTATCGAGAGGTTGATTTCGGATAAGCAG GAAATGCTTGTGGAGCTTCACAACATGGAAACTGCTCTACAGAAATTTCAAAACATATTCAGCAGGCTTGGGCATGAG GAAATGAAAAGTTCTCTGCCAGTTTCTGAAAGTCAGGATTGTAAAGTAAATAGCATTCCAGGTAGTCAAGTTGATCTGCCTAATGAGGAAAGCATGATACCCATAATTGGTGAAACAG CCAATGCAAATGTAGAATGTAAGTCGGGAATTGACACTGGCAGCAATCAAGTACAAAGCCCACCGTCCCTTAAG CATTATGCCTTGCCATGTTCAGAACCTGTAACTGCAAATGTTGAAAAATCTGAGTGCCCTCCTGAATCCGAAGACGTTGAGATG GGCAATTCATCCCCCGAACAGCAAACACATTCTGCGAATCCAGACCCTGAGATAGAAAATCAGTCCTGA